The Megalobrama amblycephala isolate DHTTF-2021 linkage group LG13, ASM1881202v1, whole genome shotgun sequence genome contains a region encoding:
- the soga3a gene encoding protein SOGA3a, whose protein sequence is MWNAFGNGSSGYVSKAQGWEFVPCSRLERPGKKVQSPARVRSFPSNLLEQLPPGPAAASDAPREQTPSQELQSPHTRLKKKFEDLKKRYDHEKEEWRMEKEMLLRQVADIQGGENRRILLDLKCVLEEVQSGVKREESKRGELELQYIQDRCAWELERSELKRRITQLEVRGCSVLVETVRSEEPGDTLKRERAEQKRLLADTHSAAMDLRCRLESSERGWVKEKSELLERFETERKEWENQLMDMQRKIEELYNEVKAHRTGSSLRPITDGQNALRLSSASTLSSEVTYPSDAQSNEYSEALIQQSNASIDSQTSQLSHITSESSDQCNSEQSTLLNQQGTGEQQAIDTAELEEILESCLKLKMGNKTCFTGQDVLLNPFKRFQSMEITCGIEKKKNSTALNAALKEIARVSEELCSYQDEMRKWPDIKRSRSESMFFPRDAELVERVKDNLEMEDTVLYLRNMSEDLKSLDEQYWMNWESCNMESQQSDAKPPENIRQQAPPIPTRSTSWYLSSPSASELESSGTEHLCQQLGTHPDRKYTSPAIVRKFEAMLQENEGKILTDSGNVVCSVPVDSKCNISCCQSRWSCDGSRFGSNKSSRYVPVKRCLSNIDIAAAATDRSLNQTDAESKNDLKSASHPMNMPTDSVASIDFISPYPSDTATSRNERLEQKTAEFNRTLFQAGMGLRCGEDTSMNVSTDRSPSLPEVVSEDTFTESPSMYVEDNLKIVLSDLVPQCPKEEGRKKETKDLVSKSSSPQQECILQEDMEVKPFQTEHTTPTSVDPFGPSVREKGFEISVSPPQLQIQTERCSKVVDVSTDQHQAVKKSKQAKKDMCSSTRSRILDENPWKPSTLAAYPRPMESRSNYGAVERILKSYEDLERSREQKQSQPSPGKEEDLIDLLEMLDKRHEPTSSQRLTHTPHHQVIAHKETHVTVQQGKESSVTIKKSFSRPVCPAKRRLPSRWASRSSVSSASSPSPPPTVFTQRQTLTYSTYHTETVI, encoded by the exons ATGTGGAATGCGTTTGGAAATGGATCAAGCGGGTATGTGAGCAAGGCGCAAGGCTGGGAGTTCGTCCCGTGCTCTCGTCTCGAGAGGCCGGGTAAGAAGGTCCAGAGTCCCGCTCGGGTTCGATCGTTCCCGAGCAACCTTCTGGAGCAGCTTCCACCTGGACCTGCTGCTGCATCCGATGCGCCTCGCGAACAAACCCCGAGCCAGGAGCTACAAAGTCCACACACACGCCTAAAAAAGAAATTCGAGGACTTAAAAAAGCGCTACGATCACGAGAAAGAGGAGTGGAGAATGGAGAAGGAAATGCTTTTGAGACAAGTTGCTGATATTCAA GGTGGAGAGAACAGAAGGATATTGTTGGATCTGAAGTGTGTTTTAGAGGAGGTGCAGTCGGGGGTGAAGCGTGAAGAAAGTAAACGGGGTGAGCTGGAGCTGCAGTACATTCAGGATCGATGCGCGTGGGAACTGGAGCGATCAGAGCTGAAAAGGCGCATTACTCAG CTAGAAGTGCGGGGATGTAGCGTGTTGGTGGAGACTGTGAGGAGTGAAGAACCAGGGGACACTCTGAAGCGGGAAAGAGCGGAACAAAAGAGGCTGCTGGCAGACACTCACAGTGCAGCGATGGACCTCCGCTGTAGGCTGGAGAGCAGTGAGAGGGGCTGGGTGAAGGAAAAATCTGAGCTGCTGGAACGCTTTGAGACTGAGAGGAAGGAGTGGGAGAACCAGCTCATGGATATGCAGCGGAAGATTGAGGAG TTGTACAATGAAGTGAAGGCTCACCGTACAGGAAGTTCTCTCAGACCAATTACTGATGGACAAAATGCACTAAGGCTCAGTTCTGCCAGCACTTTGTCAAGTGAAGTAACCTATCCCTCAGATGCCCAGAGCAATGAATATTCTGAGGCTCTAATCCAGCAAAGCAATGCCAGCATCGACTCCCAAACAAGTCAACTCAGTCACATCACCAGTGAATCCAGTGACCAGTGCAACAGCGAGCAAAGCACACTATTAAATCAGCAAGGTACTGGTGAACAACAGGCTATAGACACTGCAGAGCTGGAAGAAATCCTGGAAAGCtgtttaaaattgaaaatggggAACAAGACCTGCTTTACTGGACAAGATGTCCTCCTTAACCCTTTCAAAAGATTTCAGAGCATGGAAATAACCTGTGGAATTGAGAAAAAGAAGAACAGTACTGCCCTTAATGCG GCACTCAAGGAAATTGCCCGTGTGAGTGAAGAACTCTGTAGCTACCAGGATGAAATGAGGAAGTGGCCTGATATTAAGAG AAGCCGCAGTGAGTCTATGTTTTTTCCGAGAGATGCTGAGTTGGTGGAGAGGGTAAAGGATAATTTGGAAATGGAGGACACAGTTTTGTATTTGAGAAACATGAGTGAAGACCTCAAATCCCTCGATGAGCAATACTGGATGAACTGGGAAAGTTGTAACATGGAATCACAGCAAAGTGATGCTAAGCCACCAGAAAACATAAGACAACAAGCCCCACCCATACCAACCCGTAGTACATCTTGGTACCTTAGCAGTCCTTCAGCTTCAGAATTAGAGTCCAGTGGTACAGAGCATTTGTGCCAACAGCTAGGAACCCATCCAGACAGAAAATACACCAGCCCCGCAATTGTACGAAAATTTGAGGCAATGCTTCAAGAAAATGAGGGGAAAATTCTGACCGACTCTGGGAATGTAGTCTGTAGCGTGCCTGTCGATTCCAAGTGCAATATCAGTTGCTGCCAGAGCCGCTGGTCCTGTGATGGAAGTAGATTTGGCAGCAACAAGTCATCCAGATATGTACCTGTTAAGAGATGCCTCTCCAACATTGACATTGCTGCTGCAGCCACAGATCGCAGCCTAAACCAAACAGATGCCGAGAGCAAAAATGATCTCAAGAGTGCATCTCATCCCATGAACATGCCTACAGATTCTGTTGCATCAATAGACTTTATTTCGCCATATCCTAGCGATACAGCTACTTCCAGAAATGAGAGACTTGAGCAGAAAACTGCAGAGTTTAACCGTACTCTCTTCCAGGCAGGAATGGGTCTTCGGTGTGGTGAGGACACTTCTATGAATGTTTCTACTGATCGTTCTCCAAGTCTACCAGAGGTTGTATCAGAGGACACATTTACAGAGAGCCCATCAATGTATGTTGAAGACAATCTAAAGATTGTGCTCTCGGATCTTGTGCCACAGTGCCCAAAGGAGGAGGGAAGAAAGAAGGAAACAAAGGACCTTGTCTCTAAGTCTTCATCTCCACAGCAGGAATGTATTCTACAAGAAGACATGGAAGTTAAACCTTTCCAGACTGAACACACTACACCAACTTCAGTTGACCCATTTGGCCCAAGTGTTAGAGAAAAAGGTTTTGAAATTAGTGTAAGTCCACCACAGCTGCAAATCCAGACGGAAAGGTGCAGCAAAGTTGTGGATGTTAGTACAGATCAACATCAAGCAGTCAAAAAATCCAAACAGGCAAAAAAGGACATGTGTAGTAGCACCAGATCTCGTATTTTAGACGAAAATCCATGGAAGCCATCTACACTAGCAGCCTATCCTCGTCCAATGGAGTCTAGGTCCAACTATGGAGCTGTTGAGAGGATTCTCAAAAGTTACGAGGATTTGGAGAGATCTCGGGAGCAGAAGCAGTCACAGCCCAGTCCAGGGAAGGAGGAAGACCTCATTGACCTCTTGGAAATGTTGGATAAGCGACATGAGCCCACATCCAGTCAGAGACTAACACACACACCGCACCACCAGGTCATAGCCCACAAAGAGACACATGTAACAGTGCAG CAAGGCAAAGAGTCCTCTGTAACTATCAAGAAGAGCTTTTCACGACCTGTGTGTCCTGCAAAGAGACGTTTGCCCTCTCGTTGGGCTAGCCGCTCGTCCGTCTCATCTGCATCATCTCCCTCACCCCCACCCACAGTCTTCACCCAGCGACAAACACTCACCTACTCCACCTATCACACAGAGACAGTGATCTAA